In the Clostridium beijerinckii genome, one interval contains:
- a CDS encoding DNA cytosine methyltransferase, whose translation MNQVSLLDEIIVDNFAGGGGASTGIELATGHSVEIAINHDPAAIAMHKVNHPSTEHYLESVWEVDPIKAVRGRKVALCWFSPDCKHFSKAKGKTPVSNNIRGLAWVAVKWAAKVKPRVIMLENVEEFKTWGPLMKDKDGKLYPNPKKKGQTFNSFTNALKKLGYEVEHRELKACDYGAPTIRKRFFLIARSDGKPIVWPKVTHGDPKSLEVKSGKLKPWKTAAEIIDWSIPCPSIFDRKKDLSENTLKRIARGLQKFVVDSANPYIVRIGQTGFGGDKLQYELNKPLTTITTKAEHLLVTPFLTSYHSETQPGEVRGLSLDNPIHTLDTSNRFGLVTAFISEYYGGFYKGAGSDLDNPVATITTKERHALVTAFVSQQYKSSIGHTVQQPLGAITTVNKASLVTAFLLKYYGSDIGQDIDNPLHTITTKDRFGLVTIKGQDYQIVDIGMRMLQPHELFKAQGFPDNYIIDHDYTGKPYPKTAQVARCGNAVPPPFAEALVRANLPELCNDKEIKKVV comes from the coding sequence ATGAATCAAGTTAGTTTATTAGATGAAATTATAGTTGATAACTTTGCAGGTGGAGGGGGTGCATCAACTGGAATTGAATTAGCGACAGGGCATAGTGTAGAAATAGCGATCAATCATGATCCAGCAGCTATTGCAATGCACAAAGTAAATCATCCATCAACAGAGCATTACCTTGAATCTGTATGGGAAGTTGATCCCATTAAGGCAGTAAGAGGTAGAAAAGTAGCATTATGTTGGTTTTCACCAGATTGCAAACATTTTAGCAAGGCAAAGGGTAAAACTCCAGTAAGTAATAATATTCGTGGATTAGCTTGGGTTGCTGTAAAATGGGCAGCTAAAGTTAAGCCGAGAGTAATTATGTTGGAGAATGTAGAAGAGTTTAAGACTTGGGGGCCTTTGATGAAAGATAAAGATGGTAAATTGTATCCGAATCCAAAGAAAAAAGGTCAGACATTTAATAGTTTTACAAATGCCCTTAAGAAATTAGGATATGAAGTTGAACATAGAGAGTTAAAAGCATGTGACTATGGAGCACCAACTATAAGAAAAAGATTCTTCTTAATTGCCAGAAGTGATGGAAAACCTATAGTATGGCCCAAAGTAACTCATGGTGATCCTAAAAGTTTAGAAGTAAAGTCAGGTAAATTAAAACCTTGGAAAACAGCTGCTGAAATAATAGATTGGAGCATTCCTTGCCCTAGTATCTTCGATAGAAAAAAAGACCTTTCAGAAAATACATTAAAAAGAATTGCTAGAGGATTACAAAAATTTGTTGTCGATAGTGCTAATCCTTATATAGTTAGGATTGGTCAAACTGGATTTGGTGGAGATAAACTTCAATATGAACTTAATAAACCACTTACAACAATAACCACCAAAGCAGAACATTTACTCGTTACTCCATTCTTAACAAGTTATCATTCAGAAACTCAACCTGGAGAAGTTAGAGGATTGAGTCTTGATAATCCTATACACACACTTGATACATCAAATAGGTTTGGATTAGTTACAGCATTTATAAGCGAGTATTATGGTGGATTTTATAAAGGAGCTGGTAGTGATTTAGATAATCCGGTAGCAACTATAACAACAAAAGAAAGACATGCACTTGTAACCGCATTTGTATCACAGCAATATAAAAGTTCAATTGGACATACTGTACAACAACCTTTAGGGGCAATAACTACAGTGAATAAAGCAAGTTTAGTCACAGCATTTTTACTTAAATACTATGGTTCTGATATAGGTCAGGATATTGATAATCCACTCCATACAATCACAACTAAAGACAGATTTGGATTAGTAACTATTAAAGGTCAAGATTATCAAATAGTCGATATTGGAATGAGAATGTTGCAACCACACGAGTTATTTAAGGCTCAAGGATTTCCTGATAATTATATTATAGATCATGATTATACAGGTAAGCCTTATCCAAAGACAGCACAAGTTGCAAGATGTGGAAACGCAGTGCCTCCACCATTTGCAGAAGCGTTAGTTAGAGCAAATTTACCAGAATTATGTAATGATAAAGAAATTAAAAAGGTAGTCTAG
- a CDS encoding ParA family protein codes for MKVISFLNVKGGVAKTTSCVNVAAELGRQGEKVLIIDLDPQSNATKYLNVYNPSTKGTYELLAGEDVPIQGTIYKNLWIVPANINLIMSEGEILADTKKARETRLKKWLNSKKEDSFDYILIDCPPSLGMLSINALAASDYVIVPLKIDKFALDGFEYLMGSIQGINEEFNDKLKLLGILITMDRATTINREIKQELKDELGNILFKQTIRDNVDVIKSTFNSTPVVYFNSRANASKDYKSFVEEMQQCLI; via the coding sequence ATGAAAGTTATAAGTTTTCTAAATGTAAAAGGTGGAGTTGCTAAAACAACTTCATGTGTAAATGTAGCAGCAGAGTTGGGAAGACAAGGGGAAAAGGTCTTGATTATAGATCTTGATCCTCAAAGCAATGCTACAAAGTACTTAAATGTGTACAATCCTAGCACTAAGGGAACATATGAATTGCTTGCTGGTGAAGATGTTCCAATACAAGGAACTATATATAAAAATCTTTGGATTGTTCCAGCTAACATAAATCTCATTATGAGTGAAGGTGAAATACTTGCGGATACTAAGAAAGCTAGAGAAACAAGGCTTAAGAAATGGCTTAACAGTAAGAAGGAAGATTCATTTGATTATATCTTAATAGATTGTCCTCCTAGTTTAGGAATGTTGTCTATTAATGCATTAGCTGCTAGTGATTATGTTATTGTTCCTTTGAAAATAGATAAATTTGCACTAGATGGGTTTGAGTATCTAATGGGCAGCATTCAAGGAATTAACGAAGAATTTAATGATAAATTAAAACTGTTAGGCATTTTGATAACAATGGATAGAGCTACAACAATCAATAGGGAAATTAAACAAGAACTTAAAGATGAATTAGGAAACATTCTATTTAAACAAACTATAAGAGATAATGTTGATGTAATTAAGAGTACTTTTAATTCTACTCCAGTGGTCTATTTTAATAGCAGAGCAAATGCATCTAAGGACTATAAAAGTTTTGTGGAGGAAATGCAACAATGTCTTATTTAA
- a CDS encoding ImmA/IrrE family metallo-endopeptidase codes for MVDYRKKVQSLVKKYKTRDPYTIATGERIEIKYKYLSPSSPEGIFKKVLRQKYIVINMTRIISASHLNMVLAHELGHAKMHASNKTFFLHDHTFYDRGRFEIEANKFAAELLIDENKVDKLYLQNLSIEQLACSYGVSIELIKYKFTFN; via the coding sequence ATGGTTGATTATAGAAAGAAGGTTCAAAGCCTCGTAAAAAAATACAAAACTAGAGACCCATATACTATAGCTACGGGAGAAAGGATCGAAATTAAATATAAATACTTATCCCCTAGCTCTCCTGAAGGTATATTTAAAAAGGTATTGAGGCAAAAATACATTGTTATAAATATGACTAGGATAATTAGTGCATCACATCTTAATATGGTTCTAGCTCACGAATTAGGACATGCAAAAATGCATGCTAGTAATAAAACGTTTTTTTTGCATGATCATACTTTTTATGACAGGGGCCGATTTGAAATAGAAGCGAATAAGTTTGCTGCTGAATTGCTAATAGATGAAAATAAAGTTGATAAACTATATTTACAAAACTTATCAATAGAACAACTAGCTTGTAGCTATGGAGTTTCTATTGAATTAATTAAATATAAATTTACATTTAATTAA
- a CDS encoding helix-turn-helix domain-containing protein produces MLSEYLKILRIKEKLTQKDVADKLGIATNSYTKKENGINPFNVDELKEIKKIFNIGDLEFVQIFFN; encoded by the coding sequence TTGTTATCAGAATACTTAAAAATACTTAGAATTAAAGAAAAATTAACTCAGAAAGATGTTGCTGATAAACTGGGAATAGCAACAAACAGTTATACAAAAAAAGAAAATGGTATTAATCCATTCAATGTTGATGAATTAAAGGAAATTAAAAAAATTTTTAATATAGGTGATTTAGAGTTTGTACAAATTTTCTTTAATTAA
- the dnaB gene encoding replicative DNA helicase yields the protein MEILDKMMPNNIDAEQAILGCIMNNTDKLLEVELMLLPDDFYIDKHKKIYEIVISLFNRGIGADLVTVLEEIRKKDLLDACGGVTYVSELSTAYFESINVSSYANIVKEKANRRKLIRASKAMLEGAYEEDIKSVIDRTENDLYKISSNQNTNDFVPIDKAVEKAFINLEKRFSNGGDLIGLSSGFSDLDKITCGLIKKDFVIIAARPSMGKTALALNIGQAASKDASVAIFSLEMSNDQLTDRLLSAKCLIEYLKIKTGQLNDKEFEDISIGANELMARKLVLDDTTTLLSDIKAKCRKLKIQKGLDVVIIDYLQLIRTTMKTSSREQEVSHISRELKSLAKELDITMIALSQLSRAPEQRADHRPILSDLRESGSIEQDADVIHFLYRDEYYNKETEDKNIAEVITAKNRNGQTTTTKLAWLGQFQRFGSLDVIRR from the coding sequence ATGGAAATTCTAGATAAGATGATGCCTAATAATATTGACGCGGAGCAAGCAATTCTTGGATGCATAATGAATAATACAGATAAATTACTGGAAGTTGAGTTGATGTTATTACCAGATGATTTTTATATTGATAAGCATAAGAAAATATATGAAATAGTAATATCTTTATTCAATCGAGGAATTGGAGCGGATCTAGTTACAGTGTTAGAGGAAATAAGAAAGAAAGATTTACTTGATGCATGTGGAGGCGTCACATATGTATCTGAATTATCAACTGCATATTTTGAAAGTATTAATGTTTCAAGTTATGCAAACATAGTTAAAGAAAAAGCAAATAGGCGAAAATTGATTAGAGCGAGCAAAGCTATGTTAGAGGGTGCTTATGAGGAAGATATTAAAAGCGTAATCGATAGAACCGAAAATGACTTATATAAAATATCAAGTAATCAAAATACAAATGATTTTGTTCCAATCGATAAAGCTGTAGAAAAAGCATTCATAAATTTAGAGAAAAGATTCAGTAATGGTGGAGATTTAATTGGACTATCAAGTGGATTTTCAGATTTAGATAAAATTACATGCGGTTTGATAAAAAAAGATTTTGTAATAATAGCAGCAAGGCCATCAATGGGGAAAACAGCTCTAGCACTAAATATAGGACAAGCAGCATCCAAAGATGCAAGTGTGGCTATATTTTCATTAGAAATGTCTAATGATCAGTTAACAGATAGATTACTATCAGCTAAATGTTTAATTGAATATTTGAAGATTAAAACTGGTCAACTAAATGACAAGGAGTTCGAGGACATTTCTATTGGGGCTAATGAGTTAATGGCAAGGAAATTAGTTCTAGATGATACAACAACTCTTTTAAGCGACATAAAAGCTAAATGCAGGAAGCTAAAAATTCAAAAAGGCTTAGATGTTGTAATAATAGATTATTTGCAGCTAATAAGAACAACAATGAAAACATCAAGTAGAGAGCAAGAGGTATCGCATATTTCAAGAGAGCTTAAGTCACTAGCTAAGGAATTAGATATTACTATGATTGCTTTATCTCAGTTATCAAGAGCTCCAGAACAAAGAGCAGATCATAGACCGATTTTATCTGACTTAAGAGAATCAGGATCTATAGAACAAGATGCAGACGTAATTCATTTTCTCTATAGAGATGAGTATTACAACAAAGAAACGGAAGATAAAAATATTGCGGAAGTTATTACAGCTAAGAATCGTAATGGTCAAACAACTACTACTAAACTTGCATGGTTAGGGCAATTTCAGAGATTTGGGTCTCTAGATGTTATAAGGAGGTAG
- a CDS encoding MarR family transcriptional regulator, translated as MENKNEIIDKVVKAYFEKPDKTLEEIFKEYTKGFSDDKRRSFYKKIKEIVN; from the coding sequence ATGGAGAATAAGAATGAAATTATAGATAAGGTTGTTAAAGCATATTTTGAAAAGCCTGATAAAACTTTAGAAGAAATTTTTAAGGAATATACAAAAGGCTTTTCGGATGATAAAAGAAGATCTTTCTATAAAAAAATAAAAGAAATAGTAAATTGA
- a CDS encoding helix-turn-helix domain-containing protein yields the protein MVTFAERLRNERLNKNLKQSELADSLFLDRSSISKYETGKQIPETPTLEKLAHFFGVSIDYLLGKSNIRNYESTSLNSDIEIKIPEEYSDKYKVSSRDKKQYIEEMKKANEAFFMNDDFNEEAKKEMLDLMSELFWDAKVKNKRKK from the coding sequence ATGGTCACATTTGCTGAACGCTTAAGAAACGAAAGACTAAATAAAAATTTAAAACAAAGTGAATTAGCTGACTCTTTATTTCTAGATAGGAGCTCTATCTCAAAATATGAAACTGGTAAACAAATTCCTGAAACTCCTACTTTAGAAAAATTAGCTCATTTTTTTGGAGTTTCTATTGATTACCTTCTTGGAAAAAGTAATATAAGGAATTATGAGTCGACAAGCTTAAATTCTGATATAGAAATAAAGATTCCAGAAGAATACTCCGATAAATACAAGGTTAGTTCGAGAGATAAAAAACAATATATAGAAGAAATGAAAAAAGCTAACGAAGCTTTCTTTATGAATGATGATTTTAATGAGGAAGCAAAAAAAGAAATGCTTGACTTAATGTCAGAGTTATTTTGGGATGCTAAAGTTAAAAATAAAAGAAAAAAGTAA
- a CDS encoding helix-turn-helix domain-containing protein — MSKKATKAVDNIFYKARMEAAKFNDSLNSREGASEKIGIDRTRLARIELGSLNPYPEEVLLISDTYNAPELLNHYCCHECPIGQHIAIPINQENVENIYKLSISIFNLLGAGNEMSTTLLDVVEDGKITEDEKPQVDYIVGNLKKLSGLTNELVIALEKLEIE; from the coding sequence ATGTCCAAAAAAGCCACAAAAGCCGTTGATAATATATTCTATAAAGCACGAATGGAAGCAGCAAAGTTCAATGATTCACTAAATAGTAGAGAAGGTGCATCTGAGAAAATTGGCATAGATAGAACCAGATTAGCTCGTATAGAACTTGGAAGTCTAAATCCTTATCCAGAGGAAGTACTTTTAATTTCGGATACATACAATGCTCCAGAGCTTTTAAATCATTATTGTTGCCATGAATGCCCAATAGGACAGCATATTGCGATACCAATTAATCAAGAAAATGTTGAAAATATTTATAAGCTTTCAATAAGTATTTTTAATTTGCTTGGTGCAGGTAATGAAATGAGTACAACCTTACTTGATGTTGTTGAGGATGGGAAAATAACAGAAGACGAAAAGCCACAGGTGGATTATATAGTAGGAAATTTAAAAAAACTTTCTGGATTAACAAACGAATTAGTAATAGCTCTAGAAAAATTAGAAATTGAATAG
- a CDS encoding tyrosine-type recombinase/integrase has product MERVRDWEKGTAAPIPQNKYERFKEALIEYSKRYSERNLILFILARATGYRMQDLVQLTIGEIKDALENGYFLIQESKQYNQWIANLNRYPNRKKPEKRKVYIGSNLEKYLRDYIKGKKRAEYAFPSNKSKSGIEPIEQKSYSLILTEVGKVIGLKHISGHSPRKTYATRIYERSGGDLEKVRIALNHQSIEETKRYLGIKEKMKEDAAKIADEDI; this is encoded by the coding sequence ATGGAACGAGTAAGAGATTGGGAAAAAGGTACAGCAGCACCAATACCACAAAATAAGTATGAGAGATTTAAGGAAGCGTTAATTGAATATAGTAAAAGGTATTCTGAAAGAAATTTAATATTATTTATATTGGCTAGAGCTACAGGCTATAGAATGCAAGATCTAGTTCAACTTACAATAGGAGAAATAAAAGATGCGTTAGAAAATGGATATTTTTTAATTCAGGAATCAAAACAATACAATCAATGGATCGCTAATTTAAATAGATATCCTAACCGAAAGAAGCCTGAAAAGCGAAAAGTATATATTGGCAGCAACTTAGAGAAATATTTAAGAGACTATATCAAAGGTAAGAAAAGAGCAGAATATGCTTTTCCTTCAAATAAATCTAAAAGTGGCATTGAACCAATAGAACAAAAATCATATAGCTTAATACTTACTGAGGTTGGAAAAGTTATTGGACTAAAACATATAAGTGGTCATAGTCCTAGAAAAACTTATGCTACAAGAATATATGAAAGATCTGGTGGAGATTTAGAAAAAGTTAGAATTGCATTAAATCATCAATCAATAGAAGAAACAAAACGGTACCTAGGCATTAAAGAAAAGATGAAAGAGGATGCAGCTAAAATTGCTGATGAAGATATATAA
- a CDS encoding helix-turn-helix domain-containing protein, whose protein sequence is MNDELFCTGIYEDGYGVIPKQVMRDSSISTGAKLVYAYICSFAGAGGNAFPSLDLICSELCISEKKMYKCRNELIDKGLITVQKKRIGSKYSNNIYTLVTNPSKQKTIEPSQNGRIQNEPSKNEPVQNDHVQESEEISQSFEPSQNGHVQNEPCPKVGTISNSIINKKEKRKRDKTEFDILVNEYTKNENLRSTIYEFIKHRKTIKASLTTLALKKVLNKLNSIASDDTTKITILENSIMNGWRGIFPLKELNQSNVIPIQSKTKEPVKIDKSKLGAL, encoded by the coding sequence ATGAATGACGAACTTTTTTGTACTGGAATATATGAAGATGGATATGGAGTTATCCCTAAACAAGTAATGCGAGATTCTAGTATATCTACTGGAGCAAAATTAGTATATGCATACATATGTAGTTTTGCTGGAGCAGGTGGAAACGCCTTCCCATCTCTTGATTTAATATGCTCCGAATTATGTATATCTGAAAAAAAGATGTACAAATGTAGAAATGAACTTATAGATAAGGGGTTAATTACTGTCCAAAAAAAGAGAATAGGAAGCAAATATTCTAATAATATTTATACATTGGTGACTAATCCTAGTAAGCAAAAAACAATTGAACCTAGTCAAAATGGACGTATCCAAAATGAACCAAGTAAAAATGAACCTGTCCAAAATGACCACGTTCAAGAAAGTGAGGAAATAAGCCAATCTTTTGAACCTAGTCAAAATGGACATGTCCAAAATGAACCCTGTCCAAAAGTGGGTACTATAAGTAACAGTATTATAAATAAAAAAGAAAAAAGAAAAAGAGATAAAACGGAGTTTGATATTTTAGTTAATGAGTACACAAAAAATGAAAATTTAAGAAGTACAATCTATGAATTTATAAAACATAGAAAAACTATCAAAGCATCATTAACAACTTTAGCACTAAAGAAAGTATTAAATAAACTTAATTCCATAGCATCAGATGATACTACTAAAATTACTATTTTAGAAAATAGCATAATGAATGGTTGGCGTGGAATATTCCCATTAAAAGAACTGAATCAGTCAAATGTAATTCCAATTCAATCCAAGACCAAAGAACCAGTTAAAATAGATAAATCAAAGTTAGGAGCGTTGTAA
- a CDS encoding sigma factor-like helix-turn-helix DNA-binding protein produces the protein MGEIKNQFELYRERICKIDNKNIEIENLIINGIEEDDERIKKLKLDIKKLELENKKIDNILRLLPEKDYKVISLIYIQGKEKKKVARELDRSKRQIDYSINKALRTISKGFIE, from the coding sequence ATGGGAGAAATAAAAAATCAATTTGAATTATATAGAGAAAGAATTTGTAAGATAGATAATAAGAATATTGAGATAGAAAATTTAATTATAAATGGAATAGAAGAAGATGATGAAAGAATCAAAAAACTAAAATTAGATATAAAAAAATTAGAGCTAGAGAATAAGAAAATAGATAATATATTAAGGCTACTTCCAGAAAAAGATTATAAAGTTATTAGTCTTATTTATATACAGGGTAAAGAAAAGAAAAAAGTTGCAAGGGAATTAGATAGATCAAAGAGACAAATAGATTACAGTATAAACAAAGCGTTAAGAACAATTTCAAAAGGGTTTATAGAATAA
- a CDS encoding recombinase family protein codes for MKAAIYARYSSDNQREESIDAQIRAIKDFASHNNIQIVKIYTDEARSATTDDRPQFLQMIKDSEFNIFNTVIVHKLDRFSRNRYDSAFYKKKLKDNHVKLISVLEHLDDSPESIILESVLEGMAEYYSINLSREVMKGMKETALQCKHTGGTPPLGYDVNPDKTYCINEKEANAIRLIFQMYASGTGYTPIIDKLNDLGYKSKTGKSFGKNSLYGILTNEKYRGVYIFNKSSKKINGKRNSHKIKSEDEIIKIEGGMPEIISEDLWKRVKIKMDSNKINKGANTAKAIYLLSGLIYCGKCGSAMTGNRRYAGRNKSLYETYECSNRKRTKQCDMKAINKDYVEQVVIDDLYNNIFSDSAIENIVPDIFAFISEQNKIINEDIKIYKKELADIQTKIDNMLDAIANGFYNSSMKEKSDQLETRKTTLLIRINEAEREAKLNSPTEDMIKKYLKKDSDIKQKSLENKKKVIQTHVQKITVYEDRITTDTIVSLIGGGDGCRTRVRK; via the coding sequence ATGAAAGCAGCTATATATGCGCGTTACTCATCAGATAACCAAAGAGAAGAAAGTATAGATGCTCAAATTAGAGCCATAAAAGACTTTGCAAGTCATAATAATATTCAAATAGTAAAAATATATACTGATGAAGCACGTTCTGCTACAACAGACGATAGACCTCAATTTTTACAAATGATAAAAGATTCAGAATTCAATATCTTTAATACCGTCATAGTTCATAAATTAGATAGATTTTCCCGTAACAGGTATGATAGCGCTTTTTATAAAAAGAAACTTAAGGATAATCATGTAAAATTAATTTCCGTATTAGAACATTTAGATGATTCACCTGAAAGTATAATACTCGAATCAGTTCTTGAAGGTATGGCTGAATACTATTCAATTAATCTTAGTCGTGAAGTCATGAAAGGGATGAAGGAGACTGCTCTACAATGTAAACATACTGGTGGAACTCCGCCCTTAGGTTATGATGTTAATCCAGATAAAACTTATTGTATAAATGAGAAAGAAGCTAATGCTATAAGACTAATATTCCAAATGTATGCATCTGGCACTGGATATACTCCTATTATTGATAAATTAAATGATTTAGGCTATAAGTCTAAAACAGGTAAAAGCTTTGGCAAAAATAGCTTATATGGAATATTGACTAATGAAAAATATAGAGGAGTTTATATTTTTAATAAATCATCAAAAAAAATTAATGGCAAGAGAAATTCACATAAAATTAAATCGGAAGATGAAATAATAAAAATAGAAGGTGGTATGCCTGAAATTATATCAGAAGATCTATGGAAAAGAGTGAAGATTAAAATGGACAGTAATAAAATTAATAAGGGTGCTAATACTGCAAAAGCTATTTATCTTTTAAGCGGTCTTATTTATTGTGGAAAATGTGGTTCAGCCATGACTGGTAATAGAAGATATGCTGGAAGAAATAAGAGCCTATATGAAACTTATGAATGTTCTAATAGAAAAAGAACAAAACAATGTGATATGAAAGCTATAAATAAAGATTATGTTGAACAAGTGGTTATTGATGACCTATATAATAATATATTTTCAGATTCAGCTATAGAAAATATAGTGCCTGATATTTTTGCATTTATAAGCGAACAAAATAAAATAATTAACGAAGATATTAAAATTTATAAAAAAGAATTAGCTGATATTCAAACTAAAATTGATAATATGCTAGACGCTATTGCAAATGGTTTTTATAATTCATCAATGAAAGAAAAATCAGATCAGTTAGAAACTAGAAAAACAACACTACTTATAAGAATAAATGAAGCTGAAAGGGAAGCAAAATTAAATTCACCAACGGAAGATATGATAAAAAAATATTTAAAAAAAGATTCTGATATAAAGCAAAAAAGTTTGGAAAACAAAAAGAAAGTAATCCAAACTCATGTTCAAAAAATCACTGTCTATGAAGACAGAATCACAACCGACACGATTGTGAGCCTTATTGGTGGAGGCGACGGGTGTCGAACCCGTGTCCGAAAGTAG
- a CDS encoding DUF1670 domain-containing protein, whose protein sequence is MELLEAKTDKNQIEELYLDGYDANQIAKKLGKKVEAVRKYIQRNFSHLKHKHDIAVIQRRESIKATNYEANKYMGDSTFIKKNRSIYKTKPDGDLVINREVAPIVTWDTPKRLVNENKMI, encoded by the coding sequence GTGGAACTTTTGGAGGCAAAAACTGATAAAAATCAAATAGAAGAATTATATTTAGATGGATATGATGCAAATCAAATCGCTAAGAAGTTAGGGAAAAAAGTTGAAGCAGTTAGAAAGTACATCCAAAGAAACTTTAGTCATTTGAAACATAAACATGATATAGCAGTTATTCAAAGACGTGAAAGTATAAAGGCTACGAATTATGAAGCTAATAAATACATGGGTGATAGTACATTTATAAAAAAGAATAGATCAATATATAAAACTAAACCTGATGGAGATTTGGTAATTAACAGAGAAGTCGCTCCAATTGTTACATGGGATACACCTAAAAGGTTGGTTAATGAAAATAAAATGATATAG
- a CDS encoding ParB/RepB/Spo0J family partition protein, which produces MSYLKGIADRINGVDNKGFTQELDINSLVPSQRNFYGIREIEELAESIKENGLMHNLVVRKISNSPTKYEILSGERRYRAAKSLGYEKLPCQVKEISDLDAELILIQANAEQRELTPTEKMEGIKRLEAIYKQKRNNGEKLRGKTRDLIGKDLGLSGVQVGRYKKVDKDLIPDLKEKLDKEEITLTQAHTLSSLTKDEQEIIHEEIKDLNAKESKEEIETLVEGIKQPVNKKDKKFLEEMYPKSRSKEVIFEEFENMIKYDPIPKLIILSAAKAVLNTQKVRIVNGTLSVELTGEDPINSFRIEFKTFDKVQEILIEENRRVALEHGYKINECTYLWFKNGGILNE; this is translated from the coding sequence ATGTCTTATTTAAAGGGGATAGCAGATAGGATAAATGGAGTAGATAATAAAGGATTTACACAGGAACTAGATATAAATAGTCTAGTTCCATCGCAAAGAAATTTTTATGGTATTAGAGAAATAGAAGAGCTTGCAGAATCTATTAAAGAAAATGGACTTATGCATAATTTGGTTGTAAGAAAAATTTCTAATTCCCCTACAAAGTATGAAATTCTTTCGGGAGAAAGAAGATATAGAGCAGCAAAAAGTTTAGGATATGAAAAATTACCTTGCCAAGTTAAAGAAATAAGTGATTTGGATGCAGAGCTTATACTAATACAAGCAAATGCAGAGCAGAGGGAATTAACTCCAACTGAAAAAATGGAAGGAATAAAGAGGCTTGAAGCTATTTATAAGCAAAAGAGAAATAATGGAGAAAAACTTCGAGGAAAGACAAGAGATCTTATAGGAAAAGATTTAGGACTTTCAGGCGTCCAAGTTGGACGTTATAAGAAAGTAGATAAGGATTTAATACCAGATCTTAAAGAAAAGCTTGATAAGGAGGAAATAACGCTCACTCAAGCTCATACACTTAGCAGTTTAACTAAAGATGAACAAGAGATTATACATGAAGAAATTAAGGACTTGAATGCTAAAGAGTCGAAGGAAGAGATAGAGACACTTGTTGAAGGAATTAAGCAGCCTGTTAATAAGAAAGATAAGAAATTTTTAGAAGAAATGTACCCAAAATCTAGATCTAAGGAAGTTATATTTGAAGAATTTGAAAACATGATTAAATATGATCCAATACCAAAATTAATAATATTATCAGCAGCTAAAGCTGTTTTAAATACACAGAAAGTAAGAATAGTAAATGGGACATTAAGTGTTGAATTAACTGGTGAAGACCCAATTAATTCATTTAGAATTGAATTTAAAACATTTGATAAAGTTCAAGAAATACTGATAGAAGAGAATAGACGAGTTGCATTAGAACATGGATATAAAATAAACGAATGTACTTACCTTTGGTTTAAAAATGGAGGGATATTGAATGAATGA